In one Neobacillus sp. CF12 genomic region, the following are encoded:
- the qoxD gene encoding cytochrome aa3 quinol oxidase subunit IV: MSQLFPMKQVLGFVFSLLLTTIALAVYFLDLSFAAGMTILLVTAFIQAGLQLVVFMHAGETKDKGAIYTNVFYGLIIALVTVFGTLLAMIWDM; the protein is encoded by the coding sequence ATGAGCCAATTATTCCCGATGAAACAAGTACTTGGTTTTGTATTCTCTTTACTCCTTACAACCATTGCTTTAGCTGTTTATTTCCTTGATTTGTCCTTTGCAGCAGGAATGACCATTCTGCTTGTTACAGCTTTCATTCAAGCCGGACTTCAATTAGTTGTTTTCATGCATGCTGGTGAGACGAAGGATAAAGGCGCTATCTACACAAATGTATTTTACGGACTTATCATTGCCCTCGTTACGGTTTTCGGAACCTTACTCGCGATGATTTGGGATATGTAA
- a CDS encoding TIGR04053 family radical SAM/SPASM domain-containing protein produces MQGLSKGHPHAMGHPHGMKKIDYDVNPFIVIWEVTRACQLKCLHCRADAQLTPDPRELTHEEGINLIDQIYEMDNPMLVFSGGDCMMREDLFELADYAVKKGMRVSMTPSATPNVTKEKMQRAKEVGLSRWGLSLDAPTAEIHDKFRGVPGSFDLTIEKIKYLNELGMPLQINTVISRYNYDHLEQMSKLVEELGAVMWYIFLLVPTGRGQMDACITPAEHEKVFRWLYQLSKTAPYDIKTTAAQHYRRVVLQEKARDHVIEKGEIRYEDSITTDFASMHDGLKRAPKGVNDGNGFVFVNHIGDVMPSGLLPIVGGNIRETPLAEIYREAKVFKELRQPDNYKGKCGVCEFNKICGGSRSRTYAVTGDYMESEPFCVYIPQAMRKKSEQMV; encoded by the coding sequence ATGCAAGGATTAAGTAAAGGACATCCACATGCAATGGGCCATCCGCATGGAATGAAAAAAATTGACTATGACGTTAACCCGTTTATCGTCATTTGGGAAGTAACACGTGCATGTCAATTGAAATGTTTACACTGCCGTGCTGACGCACAGTTAACTCCAGACCCTCGTGAATTAACACATGAAGAAGGAATAAATTTAATTGATCAAATTTATGAAATGGACAATCCGATGCTTGTCTTCTCAGGCGGAGATTGTATGATGAGGGAAGACCTTTTTGAGCTTGCAGATTATGCAGTTAAAAAAGGAATGCGCGTTAGTATGACTCCTAGTGCGACTCCTAATGTTACGAAGGAAAAAATGCAGCGTGCAAAGGAAGTTGGTCTTTCTCGTTGGGGCTTAAGTCTTGATGCACCGACAGCAGAAATTCACGACAAATTCCGTGGAGTGCCTGGTTCTTTCGACTTAACCATTGAAAAAATTAAATATTTAAATGAATTGGGAATGCCTTTGCAAATTAATACCGTCATTTCCCGATATAATTATGACCATCTCGAACAAATGTCTAAGCTTGTAGAAGAGCTTGGTGCTGTTATGTGGTATATTTTCTTACTTGTTCCGACTGGACGAGGTCAAATGGATGCATGTATCACACCTGCGGAGCATGAAAAAGTTTTCCGTTGGTTGTACCAACTAAGCAAAACAGCTCCTTACGATATTAAAACAACGGCTGCACAGCATTACCGTCGTGTTGTTTTACAAGAAAAAGCTCGTGACCATGTCATTGAAAAAGGAGAAATTCGCTACGAAGATTCCATTACAACTGATTTCGCTTCCATGCACGATGGCTTAAAACGTGCACCAAAGGGTGTAAATGACGGAAATGGCTTTGTATTCGTTAACCATATTGGCGATGTAATGCCAAGCGGCTTACTGCCTATCGTCGGTGGTAATATCAGAGAAACACCTTTAGCGGAAATATACCGTGAAGCGAAAGTCTTTAAAGAGTTAAGACAGCCTGACAATTATAAAGGCAAATGTGGTGTTTGTGAATTCAACAAAATCTGTGGAGGCTCACGTTCAAGAACGTATGCTGTTACCGGTGACTATATGGAAAGTGAACCATTCTGTGTTTATATTCCACAAGCAATGCGTAAGAAATCTGAACAGATGGTCTAA
- a CDS encoding hemolysin III family protein — translation MANTHVFSRNEEVANSITHGIGAMLSIAALVILIVFSTLYGNAWHVVSFTIYGVSMFILYMSSTLVHSFPEGKAKDIFEIFDHSSIYFFIAGTYTPFLLVVIRGSLGWSLFGIVWGLAIAGTVFKCFFAKKYLFTSTVLYVVMGWMMVFVWNPLAAKLPSEGMTYLMIGGLLYTFGAIFYVWRGFRYHHAIWHLFVIAGTVLHFFCVLFYVLPIK, via the coding sequence ATGGCAAATACACATGTATTTTCACGGAATGAGGAGGTTGCCAATTCGATAACACATGGAATTGGTGCCATGCTTAGTATTGCAGCTTTGGTCATTTTGATTGTTTTCTCCACTCTGTACGGAAATGCATGGCACGTTGTTAGCTTTACGATTTACGGAGTCTCTATGTTCATATTATATATGTCATCAACATTGGTACATAGTTTCCCCGAAGGAAAAGCAAAAGATATATTCGAAATCTTTGACCATTCCTCGATTTACTTTTTTATTGCCGGGACCTATACACCTTTCTTGTTAGTGGTGATTAGAGGTTCTTTAGGATGGTCACTGTTCGGGATTGTTTGGGGGCTCGCGATTGCCGGAACAGTTTTTAAGTGTTTTTTTGCAAAAAAATATCTATTTACTTCGACGGTTCTCTATGTGGTAATGGGCTGGATGATGGTTTTTGTATGGAACCCATTAGCAGCTAAGCTTCCTTCAGAAGGGATGACCTATTTAATGATTGGCGGTCTCCTCTATACATTTGGGGCAATTTTTTATGTCTGGCGCGGATTCCGCTATCACCATGCCATTTGGCATCTATTTGTAATAGCCGGAACAGTCCTTCACTTTTTCTGCGTCTTGTTTTATGTATTACCAATCAAATAG
- a CDS encoding Ger(x)C family spore germination protein, whose translation MNHYLKLQGVLFILILLTPSLSGCGFKDIDKRIFVVSVGVDPAKNSDKKFLISLKLAVPNVQEVSNEFVIISEEGDTIAEAVRIMKAEVDKELDFSHAKLIVYNEKILKPEIDKNLYYWFIRRRDFQEMSWVTIGKPSALEVLKLKPKTERLPSNSLFLILGKDGSESTYVISEFLFDFKKRFSEKGMDPFLPIIEVKKDLFEVDKVGLLDKKGLKIKFTPKETMILNFFLNEEPKTALKIVNGEQSFVIDIQGVKTNYKIMTDNQKQPYIKVDIDLQGRIEEALFDVNNKDLRKYEKMANTYTKKQVYDVLVKLQKSKVDPIGFGLRYRSRHFEKDDWETWMRLYPEIKFKVNANVQIKDTGLIE comes from the coding sequence ATGAATCACTATCTGAAATTACAAGGTGTTTTGTTCATCTTAATCTTACTGACTCCCTCTTTATCTGGCTGCGGCTTTAAAGACATAGATAAACGGATATTCGTGGTTAGTGTAGGTGTGGACCCAGCCAAAAATAGCGATAAAAAGTTCCTTATTAGTCTCAAGTTAGCAGTTCCCAATGTACAAGAAGTATCAAACGAATTTGTTATTATCTCCGAAGAAGGTGATACCATTGCCGAAGCGGTAAGAATAATGAAGGCAGAAGTAGACAAAGAACTTGATTTCAGTCATGCCAAATTAATCGTATACAATGAGAAAATTCTTAAGCCCGAAATAGACAAAAATCTTTATTACTGGTTTATCAGAAGACGCGATTTCCAAGAAATGTCTTGGGTTACGATCGGAAAACCTTCAGCACTAGAAGTATTAAAACTAAAGCCTAAAACTGAACGCCTTCCTTCCAACTCTCTATTCCTAATATTGGGTAAAGATGGTTCAGAATCGACTTATGTGATTTCCGAATTCCTTTTTGATTTTAAAAAAAGATTTAGTGAAAAAGGAATGGATCCCTTTCTGCCAATTATTGAAGTTAAGAAAGATCTTTTCGAAGTAGATAAAGTAGGTTTATTGGATAAGAAAGGGTTGAAGATTAAATTTACTCCTAAAGAAACCATGATCTTGAATTTCTTTTTAAATGAAGAACCAAAAACTGCTTTAAAAATAGTAAATGGGGAACAGTCATTTGTCATTGATATCCAAGGTGTAAAAACGAATTATAAAATAATGACTGATAATCAAAAGCAACCTTATATTAAAGTGGATATAGATTTGCAGGGGAGAATAGAAGAAGCGCTTTTTGATGTTAATAATAAAGACTTGCGGAAATATGAAAAAATGGCCAACACGTACACAAAAAAACAGGTTTATGATGTACTGGTCAAATTACAAAAGTCAAAGGTAGATCCTATCGGTTTTGGTTTACGCTATCGCAGCAGACATTTCGAGAAGGATGATTGGGAAACGTGGATGAGATTGTATCCAGAAATAAAATTTAAAGTTAACGCAAACGTGCAAATTAAAGATACAGGATTAATTGAATAG
- the qoxC gene encoding cytochrome aa3 quinol oxidase subunit III, giving the protein MKIDNSLPLEYSTEENSLKILGFWIFLGAEIMLFATLFATYFTLENRTGSGPTGAEIFQITPVLFETILLLTSSFTVGLGIHAMRIGNKKAMIAFFSTTLLLGLAFLGVEIFEFVTYVHEGATLQTSAFTAALLTTLGTHGAHVTLGFFWGLFIILQVKKRGLTPQTTNKAFIFSLYWHFLDVVWIFIFSFIYLKGMM; this is encoded by the coding sequence ATGAAAATAGATAACTCGCTTCCATTAGAATATAGTACCGAAGAAAACAGTTTAAAAATCCTAGGATTTTGGATCTTCCTAGGTGCAGAAATTATGCTTTTCGCTACCCTTTTCGCAACCTATTTTACGTTAGAAAATAGAACTGGAAGTGGTCCAACTGGGGCAGAAATTTTTCAAATCACTCCTGTTCTCTTTGAGACCATTCTACTATTAACAAGCAGCTTTACGGTAGGGTTGGGCATTCATGCAATGCGAATAGGCAATAAAAAAGCAATGATTGCATTCTTCTCTACAACACTTCTTCTCGGTCTTGCCTTCTTAGGAGTGGAGATCTTTGAATTTGTTACGTATGTACATGAAGGAGCAACTTTACAAACTAGTGCCTTTACTGCAGCTCTTTTAACAACCCTTGGAACACACGGAGCACACGTTACACTTGGATTTTTCTGGGGATTGTTCATTATTCTCCAGGTCAAAAAACGTGGATTAACTCCACAAACAACCAATAAAGCATTTATCTTTTCGCTTTATTGGCATTTCCTAGATGTTGTTTGGATTTTCATTTTCAGCTTCATCTATTTGAAAGGAATGATGTAA
- a CDS encoding LysE/ArgO family amino acid transporter, with protein sequence MISAAIHGFILALGLILPLGVQNVFVFNQGALQPKWTNALPVVLTAALCDTLLISLAVLGISAIVLEISFLKIALSVIGIAFLLYMGYVTWKSKPSTEENSVQLFTARKQIVFAASVSLLNPHAIMDTIGVIGTSSLAYKGIEKATFTIVCIFVSWSWFFGLSIVGRVVGKLDQTGKFIHTLNKISAVIMWGTAVYLVFSL encoded by the coding sequence ATGATAAGTGCTGCAATTCATGGATTTATTTTAGCCTTAGGGCTAATTTTACCTTTAGGTGTACAAAATGTTTTTGTATTTAATCAGGGAGCCTTACAGCCAAAATGGACAAACGCACTACCAGTGGTTTTAACAGCGGCACTTTGTGATACACTCTTAATTTCTTTGGCGGTATTAGGAATTTCGGCAATTGTGCTAGAAATCAGCTTTTTAAAAATAGCATTGAGTGTAATTGGAATTGCTTTTTTACTATATATGGGCTATGTAACATGGAAAAGTAAACCCAGTACAGAGGAAAATAGTGTTCAATTATTCACAGCACGCAAACAAATTGTCTTTGCTGCCTCAGTGTCATTGTTAAATCCACATGCGATTATGGATACGATTGGTGTAATCGGAACAAGTTCATTAGCGTATAAAGGAATCGAAAAGGCAACTTTTACTATTGTTTGTATTTTCGTTTCTTGGTCATGGTTCTTTGGATTATCCATTGTTGGTAGAGTGGTAGGGAAACTTGATCAAACAGGAAAATTCATTCACACATTAAACAAAATATCTGCTGTTATCATGTGGGGGACGGCGGTGTACCTAGTGTTTTCGTTATAA
- a CDS encoding penicillin-binding protein 2 — MEKKKKKKSHFPIRLNLLFFSVFLLFSILILRLGFVQIVYGENFKRELERKEDITIHNPVPRGKMFDSNFKVIVDNVPKRAITYTNMGASQKEMLDTAEKLAKLIVKNTDKMTERDKKDLWILKNPEKAEAKITKKETELFKAKKLKDSDLYKLKIERITPEELSQLSAEDLEMWAIYLKFSSGYKFTQQIVKNEDVTPEEFAIVSENLQSMPGVDTTTDWERSYAFNQTLKSILGNVTKTEEGLPADRLDYFLSRGYNRNDRVGKSQLELQYEDVLHGYKSKVKTITDKEGNVVETEVVSDGKRGKDLVLTVDMDLQIAIEKIIEEELWGLKQTPNTSLLDRAYVVLMDPKSGAVLTMAGKRIVKNSETGQLEMQDDALGTITTTYNVGSAVKGATILTGFKQGVIKPGTRINDTGIKIADTPLKKSYSYLGTLNDVDALKLSSNVYMFHTAIRIGKGNYQYDKPLGLAPNTFEIIRNSFASFGLGSRTGIDLPNESSGLKGPSRLPGHLMDLVIGQYDTYSPMQLAQYISTIANGGKRMKPHIVKEIREPIDDTDEPGPVFQEIQPTVLNTIDAEPGWMDRVHQGFKKVFQEPGGTAYKRFQGVSYSPAGKTGTAEAFYDGPERPRFGKEPPPVMNLSLVTYAPSSNPEVAMAVIVPWAYQGTTDNGANFRIGRRVMDTYFEMKKN; from the coding sequence TTGGAAAAAAAGAAAAAGAAGAAATCACATTTTCCAATCCGACTCAATTTGCTATTTTTCAGTGTGTTTTTGTTATTTTCCATCCTTATCTTGCGCCTGGGATTTGTTCAAATTGTGTATGGAGAGAATTTCAAACGGGAATTAGAACGAAAAGAAGATATTACGATACATAACCCCGTTCCAAGGGGAAAAATGTTTGATAGCAATTTCAAAGTAATTGTTGATAATGTGCCAAAACGTGCAATTACATACACGAATATGGGAGCCAGCCAGAAAGAAATGCTGGATACGGCAGAAAAATTAGCAAAATTAATTGTTAAGAATACAGATAAGATGACTGAAAGGGACAAAAAGGATCTTTGGATCCTGAAGAATCCCGAAAAAGCGGAAGCAAAAATTACCAAAAAGGAAACAGAGTTATTTAAAGCAAAAAAATTAAAAGATAGTGATTTATATAAGTTAAAAATTGAACGGATTACCCCAGAAGAATTAAGTCAATTAAGTGCTGAAGATCTTGAAATGTGGGCAATTTATCTTAAATTTTCAAGCGGTTATAAATTCACACAGCAAATCGTAAAAAATGAAGATGTCACACCTGAAGAATTTGCAATTGTCAGTGAAAATTTGCAATCCATGCCTGGAGTTGATACCACAACAGACTGGGAAAGATCATATGCATTTAATCAGACGCTAAAGTCAATACTCGGGAACGTGACAAAAACCGAGGAAGGTCTTCCTGCTGATCGACTAGATTATTTCTTATCCCGAGGTTACAACCGGAATGACCGGGTCGGTAAAAGCCAGCTTGAGCTTCAATATGAGGATGTCCTTCATGGATACAAATCGAAGGTTAAAACCATCACGGATAAGGAAGGAAATGTTGTTGAAACAGAAGTTGTTTCTGATGGAAAAAGAGGCAAAGACCTTGTCCTAACAGTAGATATGGATTTGCAAATAGCTATCGAAAAGATAATTGAAGAAGAGTTGTGGGGATTGAAACAAACACCAAATACTTCTCTTTTAGACCGAGCCTATGTTGTTTTAATGGATCCCAAAAGTGGAGCTGTCTTAACAATGGCGGGAAAAAGAATCGTCAAAAATTCTGAAACCGGCCAATTAGAAATGCAGGATGACGCACTCGGTACTATTACAACAACATATAATGTAGGTTCTGCAGTGAAAGGTGCTACAATTTTGACTGGTTTTAAACAAGGAGTCATTAAACCAGGAACTCGTATTAATGATACTGGGATAAAAATCGCGGATACCCCTCTTAAAAAGTCCTATTCTTATTTAGGCACGTTGAATGATGTCGATGCGTTAAAATTATCTTCAAACGTTTATATGTTCCATACTGCGATTCGGATTGGAAAAGGCAATTACCAATATGATAAGCCTTTAGGTTTAGCCCCAAATACATTTGAAATCATTCGGAATTCATTTGCAAGCTTTGGCCTTGGTTCAAGAACAGGAATTGATCTTCCTAATGAGTCAAGCGGTTTAAAGGGTCCGAGCCGGCTCCCAGGACATTTGATGGACTTAGTTATTGGCCAATATGATACGTATTCACCGATGCAGTTAGCACAATATATTTCAACCATCGCAAATGGCGGAAAACGGATGAAACCGCATATCGTGAAAGAAATTCGTGAGCCTATCGACGATACAGACGAACCTGGGCCAGTATTTCAAGAGATTCAACCTACTGTCCTTAATACGATTGATGCCGAACCCGGGTGGATGGACCGAGTCCATCAAGGCTTTAAAAAAGTTTTCCAAGAGCCCGGCGGAACAGCGTATAAAAGGTTTCAAGGTGTCTCCTACTCCCCTGCAGGGAAAACAGGTACCGCTGAAGCCTTTTACGATGGACCAGAACGCCCACGGTTTGGGAAAGAGCCACCGCCTGTGATGAACTTAAGCTTGGTCACATACGCACCAAGCTCCAATCCTGAAGTGGCAATGGCCGTTATTGTACCTTGGGCCTACCAAGGAACAACCGATAACGGCGCAAACTTCCGAATCGGACGGAGAGTCATGGATACCTACTTTGAAATGAAGAAAAATTAA
- a CDS encoding TVP38/TMEM64 family protein, with protein sequence MVKRILSISLFIIVISIGLLQKDELLILIKAGGIISVLISMLFVAICVFFPIIPFPVLAGLIGGVYGTSQGVIVSLTGAMAGTMGFFYLSRYGFRDYAQSKLMKYPKIQEYDEFLNRNSFVAILTCRLIPIIPAPVVNIICGLSKVNGLIFFTASSLGKIPNILILSIAGASFSSNKLFSFGLYGGYILILFLVNFVIMYRKMTKESVD encoded by the coding sequence ATGGTAAAAAGAATCCTTAGCATTTCCTTATTCATCATAGTCATTTCAATTGGCTTACTTCAAAAGGATGAATTATTAATCTTAATTAAGGCAGGCGGAATAATTTCCGTTCTCATAAGCATGTTGTTTGTTGCTATTTGTGTCTTTTTTCCTATTATACCTTTTCCTGTCCTAGCGGGATTAATCGGCGGTGTATATGGAACTTCGCAAGGAGTAATCGTCTCATTAACGGGAGCTATGGCTGGAACAATGGGTTTCTTCTATTTAAGCAGGTACGGTTTTCGGGATTATGCACAATCTAAGTTAATGAAATATCCGAAAATCCAGGAATACGACGAGTTTCTAAATCGAAATTCCTTTGTTGCAATCTTAACCTGTCGGCTGATTCCAATTATTCCAGCTCCTGTTGTTAACATCATTTGTGGTTTAAGTAAAGTGAATGGGCTGATTTTTTTTACCGCATCATCGTTAGGGAAGATACCCAACATATTGATTTTATCCATTGCTGGTGCATCTTTTAGCAGTAACAAGTTGTTTTCTTTTGGACTATATGGCGGCTATATCCTTATTCTTTTCCTGGTGAATTTTGTTATCATGTATCGGAAAATGACAAAGGAATCTGTTGACTAA
- a CDS encoding C40 family peptidase codes for MKKHLLSVAAAAGILFTSFGGTVSAHENVYTVKSGDTLWRISQNNNISVANLKAWNNLTTDSIYVNQNLSLLAPHTHETGLTYTVQKGDTLWGIATRHQLTVSQLKSLNNMTTDTIYVGQVLKVTNTTVTPTPISTVSKAQLVITEAKKYIGTPYLWGGNTPAGFDCSGFSKYVFEKVGISLPRTAATQFSGLKPVSSPSPGDLVFFSTYAPGPSHLGIFIGDNKFIHAGSSTGVTITDMNNPYWKPRYLGARTAF; via the coding sequence ATGAAAAAACATTTACTGTCAGTCGCGGCAGCTGCCGGCATTTTGTTTACCTCTTTTGGTGGAACTGTAAGTGCACATGAAAATGTCTATACTGTTAAATCAGGGGACACGCTTTGGAGAATCTCGCAAAATAATAATATTTCAGTTGCAAATTTAAAAGCTTGGAATAATCTGACTACCGATAGCATTTATGTAAATCAAAATCTATCATTATTAGCACCTCACACGCATGAAACTGGTCTCACCTACACCGTACAAAAAGGGGATACCTTGTGGGGAATAGCGACACGCCACCAACTAACAGTTTCACAACTTAAATCGCTTAATAACATGACTACAGATACAATCTATGTTGGACAAGTCTTAAAAGTAACGAATACAACAGTGACTCCTACACCGATTTCTACTGTTTCAAAAGCACAATTGGTGATAACCGAAGCAAAAAAATATATTGGCACCCCTTACTTATGGGGCGGAAATACTCCAGCGGGTTTTGATTGCAGTGGTTTCTCAAAGTATGTTTTTGAAAAAGTTGGAATCTCTCTTCCTAGAACGGCTGCAACACAATTTTCAGGCTTAAAACCTGTAAGCAGCCCGAGCCCAGGTGATCTTGTTTTCTTTTCAACCTATGCACCAGGTCCTAGTCATTTAGGGATTTTTATTGGAGATAACAAATTCATCCATGCAGGTTCATCAACAGGTGTGACGATTACCGATATGAATAATCCTTATTGGAAACCTAGATATCTAGGTGCTAGAACAGCATTTTAA
- a CDS encoding GNAT family N-acetyltransferase codes for MSSWEKDGFTLSTKKQYLDTNVIHHFLSVDSYWAKGISMGKVKKSIEKSSICFGMYDGDPAKGEAKQIGFVRAVTDFVRFAWIMDVFVLPEYRGRGLSKWMMETMIEQSELKDVRKMMLCTYDAHGLYEQYGFQAIDDPEIFMERKI; via the coding sequence ATGTCTAGTTGGGAAAAGGACGGTTTTACGCTTAGTACAAAAAAGCAATATCTCGATACCAATGTGATACACCATTTCTTGAGTGTTGATTCTTATTGGGCCAAAGGAATTTCAATGGGAAAAGTAAAGAAATCAATAGAGAAATCCTCCATTTGCTTTGGAATGTACGATGGCGATCCTGCAAAAGGGGAAGCGAAGCAAATAGGATTCGTTCGGGCAGTAACAGACTTTGTTCGGTTTGCGTGGATTATGGATGTATTTGTGCTTCCTGAATATAGAGGCCGGGGATTATCGAAATGGATGATGGAAACCATGATTGAACAGTCCGAACTTAAAGATGTTCGGAAAATGATGTTATGTACATACGACGCTCACGGTTTATACGAACAATATGGTTTTCAGGCAATCGATGACCCGGAGATTTTTATGGAGAGAAAAATATAG
- a CDS encoding TerC family protein, translated as MDFSLLLEYGWVLLVLIALEGLLAADNALVLAIMVKHLPEEERKKALFYGLAGAFVFRFVSLFVISFLVDVWQVQAIGALYLLFMAINHIVRKVAIKGKAESTAGKKPVKKSGFWSTVFKVELADIAFAVDSILAAVALAVVLPETPLPNIGGLDGGKFLVIFAGGIIGLVIMRFAANQFVKLLERRPGLEIAAFGIVGWVGVKLAVYTLSHPSLAVLSEEFAHSTEWKITFYAVLVGIAAAGWFFSKDQVVENTKIESKVS; from the coding sequence ATGGACTTTTCTCTATTGCTGGAATACGGTTGGGTTTTATTGGTACTAATTGCCTTGGAAGGATTACTTGCAGCAGACAATGCCTTGGTACTTGCAATTATGGTAAAGCATTTACCTGAAGAAGAACGAAAGAAAGCATTATTTTACGGATTAGCTGGCGCATTTGTGTTTCGATTTGTTTCATTGTTTGTTATTTCCTTTCTTGTGGATGTTTGGCAGGTTCAAGCAATTGGAGCCTTATATTTGTTATTTATGGCGATTAATCATATCGTACGTAAAGTGGCTATTAAAGGAAAAGCGGAAAGTACTGCGGGAAAAAAGCCCGTTAAGAAAAGTGGATTTTGGTCAACGGTTTTTAAAGTTGAATTAGCGGATATTGCCTTTGCTGTTGATTCCATCTTAGCAGCTGTAGCACTCGCAGTTGTATTGCCAGAAACGCCATTACCTAATATCGGTGGTTTAGACGGCGGGAAATTCTTAGTTATCTTTGCAGGAGGAATCATTGGTCTGGTAATTATGCGTTTTGCAGCAAATCAATTTGTAAAGCTTCTAGAAAGAAGACCTGGATTAGAGATTGCTGCGTTCGGGATTGTGGGCTGGGTAGGCGTAAAGCTTGCCGTATACACACTATCACATCCGTCGCTAGCAGTATTAAGTGAAGAGTTTGCTCATTCTACAGAATGGAAAATTACCTTTTACGCTGTCTTAGTCGGAATTGCTGCAGCCGGTTGGTTCTTTTCAAAGGATCAAGTGGTGGAAAATACAAAGATCGAATCAAAAGTATCATAA
- a CDS encoding hemolysin family protein, translating into MTIINLILIALLIALTGFFVATEFAIVKVRGSRIEQLIAEGKKGAEAAKHVTTHLDEYLSACQLGITVTALGLGWLGEPTVESLLFPLFKRLELNEAISHILSFGLAFASVTFLHVVIGELAPKTVAIQRAEQITLATSKPLIWFYRIMYPFIWVLNNSARVLVGWFGFKAVSENELGLSEEELRILLSESYESGEINKSELEYVNNIFEFDERIAKEIMVPRTEMVTLDMNDSIETVREVIKREKYTRYPVVEDGDKDNIIGLINIKEILTEQITKEEILKDTTLERMLKPVIRVIESIPIHDLLVKMQKERSHMAILLDEYGGTSGLVTVEDILEEIVGEIRDEYDTDEVADIRKLGTDHYCFNAKVLVNEVNDLLGTHLSDEEMDTIGGWFLTRNFDAKKGDKIEEDGFIFTVKEIHGHHILFIEAKKVFISKEKET; encoded by the coding sequence TTGACAATAATAAATCTCATTTTAATTGCATTATTAATTGCACTAACAGGTTTTTTCGTTGCAACCGAATTTGCAATCGTGAAGGTTAGGGGGTCAAGAATAGAACAGTTAATCGCAGAAGGCAAAAAAGGGGCAGAAGCAGCAAAACATGTGACAACCCATTTGGATGAATATTTATCAGCCTGCCAACTTGGAATAACGGTTACCGCTCTAGGTCTTGGATGGCTGGGAGAACCTACAGTTGAGAGCTTATTATTTCCATTATTCAAGAGGTTGGAGTTAAATGAGGCAATTTCACATATTTTATCATTTGGTTTGGCATTTGCTTCCGTTACGTTTTTACATGTTGTGATTGGAGAGTTGGCTCCTAAAACGGTGGCGATTCAAAGGGCTGAACAAATTACACTTGCGACATCAAAGCCATTGATATGGTTTTATAGAATCATGTATCCATTCATTTGGGTATTAAATAATTCTGCTCGTGTACTAGTTGGTTGGTTTGGGTTCAAAGCGGTATCTGAAAATGAATTAGGACTTTCCGAGGAAGAACTGCGTATTTTATTGTCAGAAAGCTATGAAAGTGGAGAAATTAACAAAAGCGAACTTGAGTACGTTAACAATATTTTTGAATTTGATGAAAGAATTGCAAAAGAAATTATGGTTCCAAGAACAGAAATGGTTACGTTGGATATGAATGATAGCATTGAAACCGTTAGGGAAGTTATCAAAAGAGAAAAATATACACGTTATCCTGTTGTCGAAGATGGCGATAAGGACAATATTATCGGACTCATTAATATTAAAGAAATATTAACGGAACAGATTACGAAAGAAGAAATCCTAAAAGATACCACATTAGAAAGAATGTTAAAACCAGTCATTCGCGTCATTGAATCGATACCTATTCATGACTTATTGGTAAAAATGCAAAAGGAACGGTCACATATGGCGATTCTGCTTGATGAATACGGAGGGACTTCTGGTTTGGTGACTGTTGAGGATATATTAGAGGAAATTGTCGGAGAAATCCGTGATGAGTATGACACAGATGAAGTGGCAGATATTCGTAAACTAGGAACAGATCATTATTGTTTTAATGCAAAAGTTTTGGTTAATGAAGTGAATGATTTGCTAGGTACTCATTTATCTGATGAAGAAATGGATACAATAGGCGGTTGGTTTCTAACTCGTAACTTTGATGCTAAAAAGGGAGACAAAATAGAAGAGGATGGTTTCATCTTCACCGTAAAGGAAATTCATGGACATCATATTTTATTTATTGAAGCCAAGAAGGTTTTTATTAGTAAAGAAAAAGAAACGTGA